The region GCATGCCCTTGAAGTGGCGTATTACGCCCTCATGGAAGACCGCCTGGCGCTTGTAGAGGCCCCGGAAATCCACAGGTATTTACTTACATCAAAGGTGGTCATAGCGCTTGgtgacacggacaagaacgagagaacaggacgagcgctaactttcaactgagtgtttatttcgaaaaGGAACCGTATTTGTgggcccgcatacagaaaaggctctatcatcgcacatgaaaaccggCCGCATCCCGGAACGCAAATTCATTCGTAGTCAGAGCAACTGAAGAGGAcctgatgcagctatcaccggccctcgctATCAGAACAAGGCTTGTCCACCGTGGCCTCGACTCAAAGCACGACCTTCGCAATATTAGATTTTCGGTCGGGAACTATTTGTAATCTCAGGTCGCAACATGACGTAATACGTCCGTCCAACCTTCCGTTTTAGTGTTCGAGTCCATCAATCGTAGCACGCGCGTAACTTCCAGGAGACGTGCAGTCGGCGTCACAAATTTACGGTTCACGGTACCTCAGACAACGTTGAATTACCCGCGATTCCTGCAGCTGTCAGAAAATATTCAGCCTTTCCTCGGATGCCGCGGGCCCTATACTTTTGACGCTGGCTGTACGCTACAGGAGGTATCTCCCGCCGCTAATTAGCGTTATCTTTAAAATTATCCTAACCTTGTTCATTTATTTTCAGGCGCTACAGATACACCGCATACCGCCAATTTGCACGGTGGGTGTGGCATTGGCTGGGACGGGGCAACAGGAAGGTGCTGCCCAGCTGTGTCGTTGCTGCTGTGAGGGACGCCTTCCCATCTGAGGTGTATGCAGGATTTAAATATCGGGATTATTTAAAAAATGGTCACGAAATGTGCTTGTGTGTGCTGCTTCAATGCTGTGTAAAAAGAAGAGGGTTCAGGACATCAAATTTGCATTTCGAAAAATACATATTGTTTTTATTCACAAAATATATGGCATTATTGCTAACAGGGCCACGACCAAGTTCTGCATCAGTTGTTGCGGCCTACACATCCACAGTTGACATGATAGCAAAGACTGGTAGAATATTTCAAGTTCAGTGAATACAAGGGCTATACGTAATCTTATCTGCTGAATGATTGCCATTCTGACTTCTGCTTATCACATCATCTCCATTTGTTGTTGCCATGCAATTCATGCAATACATTTCGGTCCATGAAAACTAGAAGCCCTCAGAGATATGACATGCATTTAGAAATTATTCGCTTTCATTACATGTACATACGAAATGATTACTTCCAAGTGCAACATAATTGCAGCGAGTGGAGCGCATTATGTATTTGTGTCATGTACCActacacaaaacatttttagAAGGCTTAGTGGTTGTGTCTATTTAACTACATAGGCAGCTCTAAGAAATAGGAACCTGGATTGTGCAAAGTAAGGCTTCTTGGCCTATTTGGTACAGGTTCATCTTGCAACAAATGGCGCAAGAGTAGACGACGCGTATTAGACTAGACAAATGCCCCTGTTTCTAGCCATGTGCCATCATACATTTTGCCATTTCAGCCAAGGCTTATGCAAAGTTGTGCTGTATTAGACAAGACttgacaagacaagacaagacaagaacTCTGGTAGAACTGGTCACTTTCATTTTTGTCAGAATGTACAGAAACGAAGTGGGTGAGGTTACAAGGTGGTTCAAAAAGGTAAAACACGAAAGGCAACAAAGTAGTAGCCCCTCACTTCCTGATGTTGCACAGACGATGCTAAAGTGTCAGTTACTGTCAGAAGGGGCTTACATGCACCAATTTCAAATAGAAAGTTTCGagttttcctgttttttttttcgtaagcgTATTGGGCTCTCTACTCACGGTTACAATGGTAAACTGATAATACTGTAGTCAGACGAATATCTCATGGCCCTTTAACAGCAATAACTAGTCTAAATACAGAGTTACAATGTTGCAGTACATCAAAAAGCAGAAGTAGCAGCTGAAATGCTTATTATTATAAGAAACGTAACAAGCTGCGAAAGAAAACCAAGATAAATATTTTGACGATGCGTCGCATTTATTTACAGGGTGGGAGATGATAGCTAAAGGTAGGCCATCAACGGACACCATCGCCGTACTGTCCAACTTCATTGTCTTCGTTTGCATTAGCAGGTTTCATTTCAACATTCGCAGACAATGCCCAATGGGCAAGTCAATCAGAGAATGGTGGTAAACCTTGAGGCGCACGGCGTAATGCTGTCTCTTACTAAAGCGGCGACGGGTACTTATGAGACAAGAGATTACATACGTAACGTCACTAAGGTGGTCAAGAATGACGAACAGGCCAGAATAGCGCACCAAGAACTTCTGACACAAACCACGGCGTATACAGTCACACAAGGTCACCTTTATCATAAGAAACGTGTTGATGGCAGG is a window of Dermacentor silvarum isolate Dsil-2018 chromosome 4, BIME_Dsil_1.4, whole genome shotgun sequence DNA encoding:
- the LOC125945007 gene encoding uncharacterized protein LOC125945007, with the protein product METQLESVCCTEIDCVDALRGNEAYITWHSRFVQACLNVHALEVAYYALMEDRLALVEAPEIHRRYRYTAYRQFARWVWHWLGRGNRKVLPSCVVAAVRDAFPSEVYAGFKYRDYLKNGHEMFILQQMAQE